From Juglans regia cultivar Chandler chromosome 9, Walnut 2.0, whole genome shotgun sequence:
CGAAAAGGAGTCATGCTCCACCAGATTTATTAAATTACCTGAAAAAAGAACACCTGCAGCGATTGTTCCCTGTTatgtgagatgataatttttcctGAAACACGTGTCTCACTGCACAGTCATGGCAGTAGAAGGGAAGAACCGCATGAGGAAGCTTGAGAGAGACCAAATGCAAATGACCCCAAGAACTTGGAGGACATTGAGAAGAGTACTCAGAGAGCTGTTTATTGCCAAGTTGTGTGAGGTCATCTCAGCTCCTCTAACTGTAAATGACAAAGCTGTCACCAGTTGTGCTGCTCTGTTCAGTTGGTGCAATCTATAAACCTGCCAAGCGTAAAGAACCTCATTACTTTATAGGCTTCCAAATGTTTAATTAAAGATTTCATGAGGTCATTCCCTAAACTCACTATCATAATTTTCATACGATTATATTGAaccaccaaaataaaaatcaaagccTCTTGGTCAATATAAAAAGAGACATAATTACCCTACCTGAAGGAAAGCTGTAATAATACTTATCAGGGGGAAAACGCATAatgcgaaaaaaaaatattctctcaGTAATGAGTCATGATTGCCCCACCTGAAAGATAATTGGAATGACAGCAGATGAAGGTGACTTCTTATATCTCGCATACTGCTCAAATGCAAACTGGACAACAATACCGACGAGGTATGGAGCAAGAGTAGCAGACGCTGCTGGACCAGTCCACGGCCAGACCAAGCCCATTGTCACCATAGGAATGATTAGACTAAGCACTAGGGCAGCTACAGAAGAGATTCGCTGACCTAGATGAGAAGCCAGGGTTCTGTCCATGCCTGTAGCAGAATCTGGCATGATAGGTCTCCTTAAGCGGTCAATTAGTAAAAGAAATACAGCAACTCCACAGTAGAAAAGAGCTTCAGTAAAGAACAGTATGAGGAAATCTGCAGATGGAGAACCAAGAGATTGTTAAGAGAACAAAACAATTTAATCCTGTCTATATGGCTGTGTTTTCAGAAGACAAGTTTTATAATTGTCACCAAaagcaaatttttttctttttttacaagggaaattttattgataggaaaaggcatagcccaagtacacaggaagtatacatcgAATATGCCTAAACCGagatcaaaaaattaaatatgatatttcaatGGTTTTGATTTTCCTAACCGAAAACAAGAAtcagaaaacatcattttgaaGTTCTAGGAATTCAAAACACAGGaaaccatttttcaaattagGAACCAAGCAGCTCCTTAGATTCTTGAGCTAGATCACCACAATAGGATTcaaagattaaagttaaaaaagaaaaagccacATATCATATGAGCCAAAAAATTCTATCTGGACTCCATAAGGACAAGTCAAGTTTGAATTTCAGAAAATAGTAATTATCCAACCTTTAAACTCATAGGAATTACATAAAATACAGATGCTGTTTTGCCACTCCAGTCCATTTCAAGCACATCCTATATTGCATTTGAAACTTCTATAGCCAGTTTACATTATTTCAATCAGTTCCCATTCATTATCACTCTTTCCTTGTGGAAAGTTCTACTCTAACACCACCCCTCAGTCATACTCCAGATATATTTGAGGTATCCATCTCAGATGAATATCATCTGGATTCAGTTCCTCAGACACCACATAaacttttgaaaccctaggatcATCATATACACCTAAACCTAAAATAACTTGAAAGATCTTTAGCTATTATAACAGTCTTTCACCAGTAATCGCCTAGTATCATGTGTCCCATCGTTTCTAAGTTTGCAGCATCA
This genomic window contains:
- the LOC109021991 gene encoding uncharacterized protein LOC109021991, coding for MAVKTGSSFSCLVASVSSPLQSRRSSWLSLSEGFYEIRKHDFQLKYAKGKSCQCIGGKLKSNGKFPKGQHLLCATAISEEQTQHSEIEPDPSRVGNHLPLAEDVSPASSSYIHFKGTGGKPGLLSFYNRPYKGEDKVLISSPQKSQNNLLWFIGPSVLVASFIFPSLYMRRMLSTVFEDSLLTDFLILFFTEALFYCGVAVFLLLIDRLRRPIMPDSATGMDRTLASHLGQRISSVAALVLSLIIPMVTMGLVWPWTGPAASATLAPYLVGIVVQFAFEQYARYKKSPSSAVIPIIFQVYRLHQLNRAAQLVTALSFTVRGAEMTSHNLAINSSLSTLLNVLQVLGVICIWSLSSFLMRFFPSTAMTVQ